In Oryza sativa Japonica Group chromosome 1, ASM3414082v1, the genomic stretch AGATAGGTAATCTGCATGATATGGAACGAACCGTATCCTCTGACATTACTCAGTAATGTCACGGTGTGGCATTACTTCAATCCACACCATCCATTCTAAATCAACGGCCGTAGATTATTTGACATGCAATTAATCAAACTAATTAGTAAATTGTGCAGCTATAATTGTCCCTAGATCAGATATTGCATTTTCAAGAGGCAAACATCGTTGACTGGTGGAAGAATCGGCACATGATGATAATTAGGTTTCACTTAGTACTTGTTAGATGCAGCGATTAGCACATTATCCTGGAGGAAGTGAATCCTGTGCATCAATTTTGTGCTGCCACATCCTCTGTCGTCGGAACGGGGCAATTCTTAATCTACAAGCCGATGGGTTAATGTttaatgaagatgaagagaCTGCTTtagtgttaaaaaaaaatccttcccACCTATTAAGTACATACCTACATAGTACATACTCTGCTAGTTAGTTTGATTAGTTAGATGGAGTACCAATTAATCTGTGGCCGTTGATTTAGATTGGATGGTGTGGATTGAAGTAATGTCACGCGGTGACATTATACAATCAGAGGATACGGTTGGGATATGGAAGGGTTTGTGTTCGGCTGCAACACAGCTAGCAAGCACAATAATTTATGTCTGTGGCAACGGATATACTGGCTAGTTGTGTTGTGTATACTATATCAAACAGTCGAATAGACCCTCTAAAAGAAAAGAGATGTAgatatgtttatattttgatcTTATCGATTTATCATTACCAATTTTTTAAGGGcacaaaataaacaaaatccGACCATTATTTTCGTGCTAAAATATGATAGTTTTGGAAGCTTTCTTTCTTAAAAGTATACTAAAATTTTGTGAACTTTTAAACCAAACAGAGCCCCATACTACCAAAATTCGAAAAACTTGAAATTATGTCATCGTAAAAATAGGTTTAACCTAAATATCATTATGTAAATGGGCTTTACTCTTATACCATTTGCAAAAAGAGCTGCACACTAGAAATGCCCTTGGACCTTCACTTCTTTTCTAGTTCTGGCTGAACCTCATCATCCATGTCTTCTCCTCGGGGGGTGTAGGCTGTTGTGGCCACCTCATCCCCTCACTGCCATGGTTCCTCCTTATGTCCTCCATGTGAAGACCCTCCTCTACCATGCTTGTTGTCTGGATCCGTCCTTTAGTCCTTGATGTTTCACTACCGTCCTAGGCACTTTCTCGCACTGCCACCAGCTCAAGGCCCAATGCTCAATCACAAGTCCCGCCAACCTCCTTTAGCTTCCACGTTGTcgtcctcatccagctctcgcGTTGTGATCTCTTCAAGCCCATGCATCATTGTCCTCGTCAAGCTCCTATGTAGCCACAACCTCCTCAAGTTCCTGGTCTCACGGAACTCCAGTGTTGGCTGTCCTTTCTCATCATGCTCATGTACCAACTGTCCTTTGTGGAGCTCCAATGTGGTAGGTGGTAGTGATAGTGCATGCCTTATCACTGAAGAACACACATGATATTGACTTAAGGGATCTACCATCATCTCGTTGACCCTATCAGCTCCATGACTCCGCCTCCCACCCCAATTGTTGCACCGAGCCTGGAGGTGGAAGATAAGTAGAGGGACAAATGACATTTCTATCATTTTAAATTGCAAAAGGTTTAGCGTGTAGCTTCTATTTGAGAATGCCATTTTAGTGAAGTCTATTTATGGGGATAACATTTAGACGGGTTCTATTTTATATGATGGTGTAATCCCAAATCTCTCCCGAAAGTCACTAGTGTAAAAGTATACCAAAATCCACTATATTCCTAATATTTGGTCAGGTTTAATTGTTTTGATAATGAACCAGGCCTGTCCTATCTATAACATTATATGATCTATTTATAGACTATATATAGTGCAATTTGCATATAAGGACAGGTACCTCTTATCCACCAACTGTGAGAAGTCACATACCAATTACACCTACAAGAGTACAAGTACAATCTCTATATCCAAATTTATGTGCACAGTGCGCTCCATTAAAAATGTTAGGGTTCTACTTGCCTAGCGATGGACGTTGTGGCCGCAGCGGCGGGTGAGGGCGACCGGCGACGATGTGCTTCATCCATGCCATGAACTCCGGCAGCTGCAGTCTAATCTAAAATTTAAACTAAGACAGCGTTCGAGATAACTAGAAAGATGGAAGATTTGTTTCCACGCACATACGCTTCTTGAACCGTTAAACGTACGTTTTCTAtcaaaagttatatagaaaattactttaaaaatttatattaatcAATTTTCTAGATATAAAATAATCAATACTCATccattaatcatgtgctaacaTCTAACCTCGATTTAAATATCTCAATTTTCTTATATCCTCTCCTAAAGAGGTGGGCCTGGAAATGATACGTGTGGTATTGGGCCTGAAGCCCAGAAAACACCCAGGAAGGCCCAAACAAAATCGCTGACCAAACACCGATCACTCAATCTGGACCGCTCAAAGACAATCGAACGGCGGCACACCGCCACCGCGGCCGTTCCCCGTGCCTAGCGCCGTccaccggccgccggcgcgcagCAGAACAccagccggcggtggcgacgacagCCACGGCGGCGGTGCGTGGCTGGACGAGGCGAgcgtgccggcgccgccggccggcggcgagcctggGAAATCAAATGTCAGCTGCCATGCGAGTGTGACTGACAGTTTCTGTTCGTGCAACTGATGGAATTCAGAGGAGAGAAGAGACAGcgttttttttatcttgatgACTTTTAAATTCTATGAAGATTCCACGAGAACCAAATGAAATGAGAACAAATTTAGTAAGTATTGGTGGTTCGTTAGGTTGGTGATAGTATATGCAGAGTTTCAGCACAAGACAAGAATCAACTGAACAGGAACACTATAGGACCATTATATTGATCATAATGCAGTGTTTCCTGGACCTAGCAATCGGCAGGGACAAGTTCTtttgtttattaatttaaatATGTTAGGATGTTGGATATAAGCGGTTCCATGGTCTAGCGGTTAGGACATTGGACTCTGAATCCAGTAACCCGAGTTCAAATCTCGGTGGAACCTTTTTTTGCATCAATTTTTTCCTGCCTTTATTTTTTGGGAGAATTGCTCTTTTGAAGCCGCCCCTTATTTTTTGGCTCATTTACACACGAGTGGCTGTTCAATTCTTCATGGAAGAtccctagaaaaaaaaattcttctgccttttttttttggggctcATTTAGTCATTTACACGAGTGGCTGTTCAATTCTTCATGGAAGTtccctaaaaaaaattcttcatgGAAGAACACGTAAAACAATATGTTTATTTccggaagaaaaataaaatccaacgAGCAACATCCACCACGCATTATCCCACCACAAAGGTAAGTAGCCCACGTGGCACCCAGTTCGTCCTCcaatctcccccccccccccccacccccaaatTTCCACctccatttctctctctctctcacctcacCGGGAGGAGGAAGCAGAGGAGAGGGCAGGAGGCGCAACAATGGCGGCCTCCCTGTGGCTGCAGCTCCCTGCTCCACCTGCTTCTGCCGCCGTCCACAACCCCGTCTTCCTCACAGGCAACCTCAGCTCTTCACTGCTCTGCAAGAAGCATCCACAGGCGGCCAGAGGGAGCATtctgtgcagcagcagcagctcatcCAACTCTTCTGCTTCTGTGGTGACCAAGGAGCAAGAGGCAGTTGCTGCTGCTTCCTCCTCTCAAGAGGAAGGAGTAGCAGTTTCTGAGACTGAATTTGTCAGCTACAGGGATGACCCCAACTTCAGGTAAATATATATGCTTCATACTTGTGTGTATACGTTTGTTTTCTGAGATGGAGCTTCATGTTTCAGAATCTATAATTGGCATGTTATTAGCATCAATCAGTGGTTCTTGGCTTCCATTTTAATGTCAGAATAAATCCTTGGAATTTATGTGGAAATGGGTTCCTGAATTTGATATAATGGATATTAGATTTGTTTTGTTCTCCGTACCAACGAATGGTTCCATGGTCTAGCGGTTAGGACATTGGACTCTTAATCcccctattttttttcatcttattCATATATATTGGCTAGAGTGGCTGTGTGtgtctctatatatatatatatatatatatatatatattggttggAGTGGCAAGCACTTTTTTTCCATTCATCTCTACATATATTGGCTTGAGTAACAAATTCATGATTTGTAAGCCAAAGCTCTTTTTTGTctttttgtaaaaaagaaaCTTCTGAagattgccaaaaaaaaaaactactttaTGTACATGTAGTAAGATTCTTGTATCAAAGAAGAGAGAAATTCAAAAATACCAGCTCAACTTTTTCTTGCACCTTCTTGACAATGCCGTGTGCGTAACTGCGTATGTATATGCAGGGGATGCAGAGGGTGcgggcgggaggaggtggagaggggtTGCAACGGCGAGGGGCGGATCCAGGGCGGCATAGCCACCGTCCCCGGCTTCGGGTGGTGGCCTATCAAGGCGTACCGGCCGTGCCCCGGCTTCGTCGCCTCCGGCGGCCGGTACCGGAGGCAGGGGCAGAGCATGGACGATGTGGCTTCCGGCAGAGGGAAGAAGGTCCCctccaacaacaaaaaaaatacaaaaggtattactactccctccgtttcttttTTTATGATGTTGGTTATCATCGtacattttagaatggagggattTCTTTTTTATGATGCTGGTTGTCGTcgtacattttgggatggagggattttttgtttttttataatgtTAGTTATCGTcgtacattttgggatggagggagtattttgatTATGAGCTTATGGCACAGCACAATTCATTCCGTTATCACATGATTATGAGTTTATGGTGtttataggaatttcatagg encodes the following:
- the LOC4327776 gene encoding uncharacterized protein — translated: MAASLWLQLPAPPASAAVHNPVFLTGNLSSSLLCKKHPQAARGSILCSSSSSSNSSASVVTKEQEAVAAASSSQEEGVAVSETEFVSYRDDPNFRGCRGCGREEVERGCNGEGRIQGGIATVPGFGWWPIKAYRPCPGFVASGGRYRRQGQSMDDVASGRGKKVPSNNKKNTKARAER